The following proteins come from a genomic window of Trifolium pratense cultivar HEN17-A07 linkage group LG4, ARS_RC_1.1, whole genome shotgun sequence:
- the LOC123882300 gene encoding TMV resistance protein N-like isoform X1, with protein MAIYEEQSDHFTYDVFLSFRGEDTRHNIVGYLLEAFKKRGINVFYDDKKLELGEDISPALFKAIEVSNISVIVFSENYASSRWCLDELAKIMECTRRNNKQIAFPIFFHVDPSDVRHQRKSYGEAMVAHETRFGKESEKIKAWRAALSEVADLKGHHIHTGFEINHVKEIAEKVHAKIPPKSLLVGEYPVGLDQHIEDAKSLLDLKSNDDIVCMLGIYGLGGIGKTSLAKALYNKIAHQFQAACFLANVREKSNKISSSEDLQQTLLSEMFEQPDSKLGSTSKGIYEIKLKLGKKKVLLVLDDVDEMEQLENLAGGSDWFGPGSRIIITTRDKSLLIGTHQIEVKTYEMIGLNDQLSLQLFCRHAFGKSYPKTEYEDISSRAVRCAKGLPLALKVIGSNLRTRKSLKAWEDALKYYERIPRKEIQDVLKVSYDVLEPYAQSVFLDIACFFKGESVEYVKEILEEFGAASNIEELVNKSLLNVDNGYLSMHDVIQDMGREIVRQEAPDNPAKRSRLWFHQDVIDVLSSNDSGHDAIQGIMFDPPADRYPYWHNAFEKMHQLRILIVRCTTFSSKPKHLPNHLRILDWEKYPSKTLPPKFYPKNIIILNLRGSQLTIKKPFEQFSCLTVMNFSDNKSIKTMPDVSKVENLRELRLDRCVNLTTVHESIGFLKHLVHLSAVGCYKLKNFPQRMFLPSLEVIELYWCEKLEHFPDIVNEMNKPLKIHMIGTSIKKLPNSVANLIGLVSIDMQHSKKLEYLPSSLFRLPNVVAFDFRGCSKLGESFRRFLPYSTSEASEHLTSKTVSFSCNDLSDEDIHLILICFPKLEELIVSDSSDLVSLPAWCNKLQKIPQCTNLRILNVDDCMSLAHISELPRTIQKIDARGCYNFSSETSNMLWDQVKKERHGLEIVMPKTNVPKWFDYRCKEEFPCLWVRGKFPINVVLSLVFQGVESSYVELHLVINGQYVPCKDHYRFHIRPDHVLVCDLRLLYNDEEWLSIDALLLKHEWNQVQISYAISFPQEEPVVSEWGVFVHKQGSDNLEDHVQFMCPDPTRYSNIYSGLTRGWIVLHSFQEHENNTLEDIIDKLLDKVIPSVYKVVSSLDRMKKLLFH; from the exons ATGGCAATTTATGAAGAACAGTCGGATCATTTCACCTATGATGTTTTCCTCAGTTTTAGAGGAGAAGACACACGGCACAATATTGTTGGATATCTTCTTGAAGCATTTAAGAAGAGGGGAATCAATGTTTTCTATGATGATAAAAAACTGGAATTAGGGGAAGACATTTCACCTGCACTTTTTAAAGCCATAGAAGTATCTAATATCTCAGTTATTGTTTTTTCTGAGAATTATGCATCTTCTAGGTGGTGCCTTGATGAACTCGCAAAGATCATGGAATGTACGAGAAGAAACAACAAACAAATTGCTTTTCCAATATTTTTCCATGTTGATCCATCGGATGTACGACATCAAAGAAAGAGCTATGGAGAAGCCATGGTTGCTCATGAGACGAGGTTTGGAAAAGagtcagaaaaaataaaagcatGGAGAGCAGCATTGTCTGAAGTGGCAGACTTGAAAGGTCACCACATCCACACCGG GTTCGAAATCAATCATGTTAAAGAGATTGCCGAAAAGGTCCATGCTAAAATACCTCCTAAATCTTTACTTGTTGGTGAGTATCCAGTTGGACTTGATCAACACATAGAAGATGCGAAGTCACTTCTAGACTTGAAGTCAAATGACGATATTGTATGCATGTTGGGGATATATGGACTTGGTGGAATTGGGAAAACAAGTCTCGCCAAAGCATTGTATAACAAGATTGCGCACCAATTTCAAGCTGCATGTTTTCTTGCCAATGTTAGAgagaaatcaaacaaaatcaGTAGCTCAGAAGATTTACAGCAAACACTTTTATCAGAGATGTTTGAGCAGCCAGATTCCAAGTTGGGAAGTACAAGTAAAGGAATCTATGAAATAAAACTCAAGCTTGGAAAGAAAAAGGTTCTTTTGGTtcttgatgatgttgatgagaTGGAACAATTAGAAAACTTGGCGGGAGGAAGTGATTGGTTTGGTCCAGGTAGTAGGATCATTATAACTACAAGGGACAAAAGTCTGCTCATTGGTACTCATCAAATAGAAGTTAAAACTTACGAAATGATTGGACTTAATGATCAACTTTCTCTTCAGTTGTTTTGTCGACATGCCTTTGGTAAAAGCTATCCTAAAACAGAATATGAAGATATTTCATCTCGCGCGGTTCGTTGTGCGAAAGGTCTTCCTTTGGCTTTAAAAGTTATAGGCTCCAATTTGCGTACTAGAAAAAGTTTAAAAGCTTGGGAGGATGCATTGAAATATTATGAGAGGATTCCCCGTAAAGAGATTCAAGATGTCCTTAAAGTAAGCTATGATGTGTTGGAACCTTATGCACAAAGTGTTTTCCTAGATATAGCTTGCTTCTTCAAAGGGGAAAGCGTAGAATATGTTAAAGAAATACTTGAAGAATTCGGTGCGGCATCAAATATTGAAGAGCTTGTTAATAAATCTCTCTTGAATGTTGATAATGGATACTTGAGTATGCATGATGTAATACAAGATATGGGTAGAGAGATTGTTAGGCAAGAGGCACCAGATAATCCTGCAAAACGTAGTAGATTATGGTTTCATCAAGATGTCATTGATGTGTTATCCTCCAACGATTCT gGGCATGATGCAATTCAAGGGATAATGTTTGATCCTCCTGCAGATCGTTACCCTTATTGGCATAATGCTTTTGAGAAGATGCACCAGCTTAGAATTCTCATTGTTCGATGTACAACTTTTTCATCAAAGCCTAAACATCTTCCAAATCATTTAAGGATACTTGACTGGGAGAAATACCCTTCAAAAACTCTGCCACCAAAATTTTATCCGAAGAATATCATCATCTTAAATTTGCGTGGTAGTCAACTTACCATAAAAAAACCATTTGAG cAATTTTCCTGTTTGACTGTCATGAATTTCTCAGATAATAAATCTATCAAAACGATGCCCGATGTGTCCAAAGTTGAAAATTTGAGAGAATTGCGACTTGATCGTTGTGTGAACTTAACTACGGTTCATGAATCCATTGGATTTCTCAAACATCTTGTCCACTTAAGCGCTGTGGGATGCTATAAACTTAAAAACTTTCCGCAAAGAATGTTTTTACCATCTCTAGAAGTCATTGAACTTTATTGGTGTGAAAAACTTGAACACTTCCCAGATATAGTGAACGAAATGAATAAACCATTGAAGATTCATATGATTGGTACCTCTATTAAGAAGCTGCCAAATTCTGTTGCTAATCTTATTGGACTTGTTTCGATAGATATGCAACATAGCAAGAAACTTGAATATCTACCAAGTAGCTTATTCAGGTTACCTAATGTTGTTGCTTTTGACTTTAGAGGATGTTCTAAACTTGGTGAATCTTTCAGAAGATTTCTACCTTATAGCACTTCAGAAGCCAGTGAACATTTAACTTCAAAAACAGTGAGTTTTTCATGTAATGATTTGTCAGATGAAGATATTCATCTAATTCTCATATGTTTTCCAAAATTAGAAGAATTGATTGTATCAGATAGTTCCGATTTGGTCTCTCTCCCAGCTTGGTGCAATAAGCTTCAAAAAATTCCCCAATGCACCAACTTGAGAATTCTAAATGTCGATGATTGTATGAGTCTTGCACACATTTCAGAGTTGCCACGTACTATTCAAAAAATAGATGCAAGAGGGTGCTACAACTTTTCTTCGGAGACATCAAACATGCTATGGGATCAG GTGAAAAAAGAGAGGCATGGATTAGAAATTGTGATGCCTAAAACCAATGTTCCAAAATGGTTTGATTATAGATGCAAAGAAGAGTTTCCGTGTTTATGGGTCCGTGGGAAGTTTCCAATTAATGTTGTTTTATCATTGGTGTTCCAAGGGGTTGAAAGCTCATATGTTGAACTTCATTTGGTTATCAACGGTCAATATGTCCCTTGCAAAGACCATTACAGGTTCCATATTAGACCGGATCATGTTTTAGTTTGTGATCTACGACTCTTATACAATGACGAGGAGTGGTTAAGCATTGATGCATTACTTCTTAAGCATGAATGGAATCAAGTGCAAATTTCATATGCAATCTCATTCCCGCAAGAAGAGCCAGTAGTAAGTGAATGGGGAGTTTTTGTGCACAAACAAGGAAGTGATAACTTGGAAGATCATGTTCAATTCATGTGTCCTGACCCAACAAGGTACTCAAACATATATAGTGGATTAACAAGGGGGTGGATAGTTTTACATTCATTTCAAGAACATGAAAACAATACTTTAGAAGATATTATAGACAAACTTTTAGATAAAGTGATACCATCTGTATATAAAGTGGTATCATCTCTAGATAGAATGAAGAAATTGCTATTTCATTGA
- the LOC123882300 gene encoding TMV resistance protein N-like isoform X2, whose translation MTQKKQQRRKNGEDGREAVLQLRERWCLDELAKIMECTRRNNKQIAFPIFFHVDPSDVRHQRKSYGEAMVAHETRFGKESEKIKAWRAALSEVADLKGHHIHTGFEINHVKEIAEKVHAKIPPKSLLVGEYPVGLDQHIEDAKSLLDLKSNDDIVCMLGIYGLGGIGKTSLAKALYNKIAHQFQAACFLANVREKSNKISSSEDLQQTLLSEMFEQPDSKLGSTSKGIYEIKLKLGKKKVLLVLDDVDEMEQLENLAGGSDWFGPGSRIIITTRDKSLLIGTHQIEVKTYEMIGLNDQLSLQLFCRHAFGKSYPKTEYEDISSRAVRCAKGLPLALKVIGSNLRTRKSLKAWEDALKYYERIPRKEIQDVLKVSYDVLEPYAQSVFLDIACFFKGESVEYVKEILEEFGAASNIEELVNKSLLNVDNGYLSMHDVIQDMGREIVRQEAPDNPAKRSRLWFHQDVIDVLSSNDSGHDAIQGIMFDPPADRYPYWHNAFEKMHQLRILIVRCTTFSSKPKHLPNHLRILDWEKYPSKTLPPKFYPKNIIILNLRGSQLTIKKPFEQFSCLTVMNFSDNKSIKTMPDVSKVENLRELRLDRCVNLTTVHESIGFLKHLVHLSAVGCYKLKNFPQRMFLPSLEVIELYWCEKLEHFPDIVNEMNKPLKIHMIGTSIKKLPNSVANLIGLVSIDMQHSKKLEYLPSSLFRLPNVVAFDFRGCSKLGESFRRFLPYSTSEASEHLTSKTVSFSCNDLSDEDIHLILICFPKLEELIVSDSSDLVSLPAWCNKLQKIPQCTNLRILNVDDCMSLAHISELPRTIQKIDARGCYNFSSETSNMLWDQVKKERHGLEIVMPKTNVPKWFDYRCKEEFPCLWVRGKFPINVVLSLVFQGVESSYVELHLVINGQYVPCKDHYRFHIRPDHVLVCDLRLLYNDEEWLSIDALLLKHEWNQVQISYAISFPQEEPVVSEWGVFVHKQGSDNLEDHVQFMCPDPTRYSNIYSGLTRGWIVLHSFQEHENNTLEDIIDKLLDKVIPSVYKVVSSLDRMKKLLFH comes from the exons ATGACACAGAAAAAACAGCAGCGCAGAAAGAACGGAGAAGATGGAAGAGAGGCGGTTCTGCAACTCAGAGAAAG GTGGTGCCTTGATGAACTCGCAAAGATCATGGAATGTACGAGAAGAAACAACAAACAAATTGCTTTTCCAATATTTTTCCATGTTGATCCATCGGATGTACGACATCAAAGAAAGAGCTATGGAGAAGCCATGGTTGCTCATGAGACGAGGTTTGGAAAAGagtcagaaaaaataaaagcatGGAGAGCAGCATTGTCTGAAGTGGCAGACTTGAAAGGTCACCACATCCACACCGG GTTCGAAATCAATCATGTTAAAGAGATTGCCGAAAAGGTCCATGCTAAAATACCTCCTAAATCTTTACTTGTTGGTGAGTATCCAGTTGGACTTGATCAACACATAGAAGATGCGAAGTCACTTCTAGACTTGAAGTCAAATGACGATATTGTATGCATGTTGGGGATATATGGACTTGGTGGAATTGGGAAAACAAGTCTCGCCAAAGCATTGTATAACAAGATTGCGCACCAATTTCAAGCTGCATGTTTTCTTGCCAATGTTAGAgagaaatcaaacaaaatcaGTAGCTCAGAAGATTTACAGCAAACACTTTTATCAGAGATGTTTGAGCAGCCAGATTCCAAGTTGGGAAGTACAAGTAAAGGAATCTATGAAATAAAACTCAAGCTTGGAAAGAAAAAGGTTCTTTTGGTtcttgatgatgttgatgagaTGGAACAATTAGAAAACTTGGCGGGAGGAAGTGATTGGTTTGGTCCAGGTAGTAGGATCATTATAACTACAAGGGACAAAAGTCTGCTCATTGGTACTCATCAAATAGAAGTTAAAACTTACGAAATGATTGGACTTAATGATCAACTTTCTCTTCAGTTGTTTTGTCGACATGCCTTTGGTAAAAGCTATCCTAAAACAGAATATGAAGATATTTCATCTCGCGCGGTTCGTTGTGCGAAAGGTCTTCCTTTGGCTTTAAAAGTTATAGGCTCCAATTTGCGTACTAGAAAAAGTTTAAAAGCTTGGGAGGATGCATTGAAATATTATGAGAGGATTCCCCGTAAAGAGATTCAAGATGTCCTTAAAGTAAGCTATGATGTGTTGGAACCTTATGCACAAAGTGTTTTCCTAGATATAGCTTGCTTCTTCAAAGGGGAAAGCGTAGAATATGTTAAAGAAATACTTGAAGAATTCGGTGCGGCATCAAATATTGAAGAGCTTGTTAATAAATCTCTCTTGAATGTTGATAATGGATACTTGAGTATGCATGATGTAATACAAGATATGGGTAGAGAGATTGTTAGGCAAGAGGCACCAGATAATCCTGCAAAACGTAGTAGATTATGGTTTCATCAAGATGTCATTGATGTGTTATCCTCCAACGATTCT gGGCATGATGCAATTCAAGGGATAATGTTTGATCCTCCTGCAGATCGTTACCCTTATTGGCATAATGCTTTTGAGAAGATGCACCAGCTTAGAATTCTCATTGTTCGATGTACAACTTTTTCATCAAAGCCTAAACATCTTCCAAATCATTTAAGGATACTTGACTGGGAGAAATACCCTTCAAAAACTCTGCCACCAAAATTTTATCCGAAGAATATCATCATCTTAAATTTGCGTGGTAGTCAACTTACCATAAAAAAACCATTTGAG cAATTTTCCTGTTTGACTGTCATGAATTTCTCAGATAATAAATCTATCAAAACGATGCCCGATGTGTCCAAAGTTGAAAATTTGAGAGAATTGCGACTTGATCGTTGTGTGAACTTAACTACGGTTCATGAATCCATTGGATTTCTCAAACATCTTGTCCACTTAAGCGCTGTGGGATGCTATAAACTTAAAAACTTTCCGCAAAGAATGTTTTTACCATCTCTAGAAGTCATTGAACTTTATTGGTGTGAAAAACTTGAACACTTCCCAGATATAGTGAACGAAATGAATAAACCATTGAAGATTCATATGATTGGTACCTCTATTAAGAAGCTGCCAAATTCTGTTGCTAATCTTATTGGACTTGTTTCGATAGATATGCAACATAGCAAGAAACTTGAATATCTACCAAGTAGCTTATTCAGGTTACCTAATGTTGTTGCTTTTGACTTTAGAGGATGTTCTAAACTTGGTGAATCTTTCAGAAGATTTCTACCTTATAGCACTTCAGAAGCCAGTGAACATTTAACTTCAAAAACAGTGAGTTTTTCATGTAATGATTTGTCAGATGAAGATATTCATCTAATTCTCATATGTTTTCCAAAATTAGAAGAATTGATTGTATCAGATAGTTCCGATTTGGTCTCTCTCCCAGCTTGGTGCAATAAGCTTCAAAAAATTCCCCAATGCACCAACTTGAGAATTCTAAATGTCGATGATTGTATGAGTCTTGCACACATTTCAGAGTTGCCACGTACTATTCAAAAAATAGATGCAAGAGGGTGCTACAACTTTTCTTCGGAGACATCAAACATGCTATGGGATCAG GTGAAAAAAGAGAGGCATGGATTAGAAATTGTGATGCCTAAAACCAATGTTCCAAAATGGTTTGATTATAGATGCAAAGAAGAGTTTCCGTGTTTATGGGTCCGTGGGAAGTTTCCAATTAATGTTGTTTTATCATTGGTGTTCCAAGGGGTTGAAAGCTCATATGTTGAACTTCATTTGGTTATCAACGGTCAATATGTCCCTTGCAAAGACCATTACAGGTTCCATATTAGACCGGATCATGTTTTAGTTTGTGATCTACGACTCTTATACAATGACGAGGAGTGGTTAAGCATTGATGCATTACTTCTTAAGCATGAATGGAATCAAGTGCAAATTTCATATGCAATCTCATTCCCGCAAGAAGAGCCAGTAGTAAGTGAATGGGGAGTTTTTGTGCACAAACAAGGAAGTGATAACTTGGAAGATCATGTTCAATTCATGTGTCCTGACCCAACAAGGTACTCAAACATATATAGTGGATTAACAAGGGGGTGGATAGTTTTACATTCATTTCAAGAACATGAAAACAATACTTTAGAAGATATTATAGACAAACTTTTAGATAAAGTGATACCATCTGTATATAAAGTGGTATCATCTCTAGATAGAATGAAGAAATTGCTATTTCATTGA
- the LOC123882300 gene encoding TMV resistance protein N-like isoform X3, whose amino-acid sequence MLGIYGLGGIGKTSLAKALYNKIAHQFQAACFLANVREKSNKISSSEDLQQTLLSEMFEQPDSKLGSTSKGIYEIKLKLGKKKVLLVLDDVDEMEQLENLAGGSDWFGPGSRIIITTRDKSLLIGTHQIEVKTYEMIGLNDQLSLQLFCRHAFGKSYPKTEYEDISSRAVRCAKGLPLALKVIGSNLRTRKSLKAWEDALKYYERIPRKEIQDVLKVSYDVLEPYAQSVFLDIACFFKGESVEYVKEILEEFGAASNIEELVNKSLLNVDNGYLSMHDVIQDMGREIVRQEAPDNPAKRSRLWFHQDVIDVLSSNDSGHDAIQGIMFDPPADRYPYWHNAFEKMHQLRILIVRCTTFSSKPKHLPNHLRILDWEKYPSKTLPPKFYPKNIIILNLRGSQLTIKKPFEQFSCLTVMNFSDNKSIKTMPDVSKVENLRELRLDRCVNLTTVHESIGFLKHLVHLSAVGCYKLKNFPQRMFLPSLEVIELYWCEKLEHFPDIVNEMNKPLKIHMIGTSIKKLPNSVANLIGLVSIDMQHSKKLEYLPSSLFRLPNVVAFDFRGCSKLGESFRRFLPYSTSEASEHLTSKTVSFSCNDLSDEDIHLILICFPKLEELIVSDSSDLVSLPAWCNKLQKIPQCTNLRILNVDDCMSLAHISELPRTIQKIDARGCYNFSSETSNMLWDQVKKERHGLEIVMPKTNVPKWFDYRCKEEFPCLWVRGKFPINVVLSLVFQGVESSYVELHLVINGQYVPCKDHYRFHIRPDHVLVCDLRLLYNDEEWLSIDALLLKHEWNQVQISYAISFPQEEPVVSEWGVFVHKQGSDNLEDHVQFMCPDPTRYSNIYSGLTRGWIVLHSFQEHENNTLEDIIDKLLDKVIPSVYKVVSSLDRMKKLLFH is encoded by the exons ATGTTGGGGATATATGGACTTGGTGGAATTGGGAAAACAAGTCTCGCCAAAGCATTGTATAACAAGATTGCGCACCAATTTCAAGCTGCATGTTTTCTTGCCAATGTTAGAgagaaatcaaacaaaatcaGTAGCTCAGAAGATTTACAGCAAACACTTTTATCAGAGATGTTTGAGCAGCCAGATTCCAAGTTGGGAAGTACAAGTAAAGGAATCTATGAAATAAAACTCAAGCTTGGAAAGAAAAAGGTTCTTTTGGTtcttgatgatgttgatgagaTGGAACAATTAGAAAACTTGGCGGGAGGAAGTGATTGGTTTGGTCCAGGTAGTAGGATCATTATAACTACAAGGGACAAAAGTCTGCTCATTGGTACTCATCAAATAGAAGTTAAAACTTACGAAATGATTGGACTTAATGATCAACTTTCTCTTCAGTTGTTTTGTCGACATGCCTTTGGTAAAAGCTATCCTAAAACAGAATATGAAGATATTTCATCTCGCGCGGTTCGTTGTGCGAAAGGTCTTCCTTTGGCTTTAAAAGTTATAGGCTCCAATTTGCGTACTAGAAAAAGTTTAAAAGCTTGGGAGGATGCATTGAAATATTATGAGAGGATTCCCCGTAAAGAGATTCAAGATGTCCTTAAAGTAAGCTATGATGTGTTGGAACCTTATGCACAAAGTGTTTTCCTAGATATAGCTTGCTTCTTCAAAGGGGAAAGCGTAGAATATGTTAAAGAAATACTTGAAGAATTCGGTGCGGCATCAAATATTGAAGAGCTTGTTAATAAATCTCTCTTGAATGTTGATAATGGATACTTGAGTATGCATGATGTAATACAAGATATGGGTAGAGAGATTGTTAGGCAAGAGGCACCAGATAATCCTGCAAAACGTAGTAGATTATGGTTTCATCAAGATGTCATTGATGTGTTATCCTCCAACGATTCT gGGCATGATGCAATTCAAGGGATAATGTTTGATCCTCCTGCAGATCGTTACCCTTATTGGCATAATGCTTTTGAGAAGATGCACCAGCTTAGAATTCTCATTGTTCGATGTACAACTTTTTCATCAAAGCCTAAACATCTTCCAAATCATTTAAGGATACTTGACTGGGAGAAATACCCTTCAAAAACTCTGCCACCAAAATTTTATCCGAAGAATATCATCATCTTAAATTTGCGTGGTAGTCAACTTACCATAAAAAAACCATTTGAG cAATTTTCCTGTTTGACTGTCATGAATTTCTCAGATAATAAATCTATCAAAACGATGCCCGATGTGTCCAAAGTTGAAAATTTGAGAGAATTGCGACTTGATCGTTGTGTGAACTTAACTACGGTTCATGAATCCATTGGATTTCTCAAACATCTTGTCCACTTAAGCGCTGTGGGATGCTATAAACTTAAAAACTTTCCGCAAAGAATGTTTTTACCATCTCTAGAAGTCATTGAACTTTATTGGTGTGAAAAACTTGAACACTTCCCAGATATAGTGAACGAAATGAATAAACCATTGAAGATTCATATGATTGGTACCTCTATTAAGAAGCTGCCAAATTCTGTTGCTAATCTTATTGGACTTGTTTCGATAGATATGCAACATAGCAAGAAACTTGAATATCTACCAAGTAGCTTATTCAGGTTACCTAATGTTGTTGCTTTTGACTTTAGAGGATGTTCTAAACTTGGTGAATCTTTCAGAAGATTTCTACCTTATAGCACTTCAGAAGCCAGTGAACATTTAACTTCAAAAACAGTGAGTTTTTCATGTAATGATTTGTCAGATGAAGATATTCATCTAATTCTCATATGTTTTCCAAAATTAGAAGAATTGATTGTATCAGATAGTTCCGATTTGGTCTCTCTCCCAGCTTGGTGCAATAAGCTTCAAAAAATTCCCCAATGCACCAACTTGAGAATTCTAAATGTCGATGATTGTATGAGTCTTGCACACATTTCAGAGTTGCCACGTACTATTCAAAAAATAGATGCAAGAGGGTGCTACAACTTTTCTTCGGAGACATCAAACATGCTATGGGATCAG GTGAAAAAAGAGAGGCATGGATTAGAAATTGTGATGCCTAAAACCAATGTTCCAAAATGGTTTGATTATAGATGCAAAGAAGAGTTTCCGTGTTTATGGGTCCGTGGGAAGTTTCCAATTAATGTTGTTTTATCATTGGTGTTCCAAGGGGTTGAAAGCTCATATGTTGAACTTCATTTGGTTATCAACGGTCAATATGTCCCTTGCAAAGACCATTACAGGTTCCATATTAGACCGGATCATGTTTTAGTTTGTGATCTACGACTCTTATACAATGACGAGGAGTGGTTAAGCATTGATGCATTACTTCTTAAGCATGAATGGAATCAAGTGCAAATTTCATATGCAATCTCATTCCCGCAAGAAGAGCCAGTAGTAAGTGAATGGGGAGTTTTTGTGCACAAACAAGGAAGTGATAACTTGGAAGATCATGTTCAATTCATGTGTCCTGACCCAACAAGGTACTCAAACATATATAGTGGATTAACAAGGGGGTGGATAGTTTTACATTCATTTCAAGAACATGAAAACAATACTTTAGAAGATATTATAGACAAACTTTTAGATAAAGTGATACCATCTGTATATAAAGTGGTATCATCTCTAGATAGAATGAAGAAATTGCTATTTCATTGA
- the LOC123882304 gene encoding uncharacterized protein LOC123882304: protein MIEDGSMERQQTRKNNYVGNGSLKAKEQPRKRVVVSGDESRVKEKPLKRIVVEDDSRARQESARKKSKRTPLCPSMLIDDYLKKNGKDVENEIRNLIEDEGDIVMEELEENVDCEEAAETNETTKKRTRGPTLCLKIYARSLKQREEVTLDDDGDVIGPDDKTVAEFANFLGSIARNSDFCPLIYTNF from the exons ATGATTGAAGATGGATCAATGGAAAGACAGCAAACtaggaaaaacaattatgttggaAATGGTAGTTTGAAGGCCAAGGAGCAGCCTAGGAAAAGGGTAGTAGTGTCTGGAGATGAGTCAAGGGTAAAAGAGAAACCTTTGAAAAGGATAGTTGTTGAAGATGACTCAAGGGCAAGGCAGGAAAGTGCTAGAAAGAAGTCAAAAAGAACCCCTTTGTGTCCATCAATGTTAATTGATGACTACCttaagaaaaatggaaaagatGTTGAAAACGAGATCCGGAATTTAATTGAAGATGAGGGAGACATTGTTATGGAAGAACTAGAAGAAAATGTGGATTGTGAAGAAGCTGCTGAAACAAATg AGACAACTAAGAAAAGAACTCGGGGACCAACACTGTGTTTAAAAATATATGCAAGGTCTCTCAAACAACGTGAAGAAGTTACTCTAGACGATGACGGAGATGTAATTGGACCCGATGACAAAACTGTTGCAGAATTTGCCAATTTCCTTGGCTCTATAGCAAGGAATTCAGATTTCTGTCCCTTGATCTATACAAACTTCTAA